In Candidatus Syntrophosphaera sp., the genomic window CAAAATCCCGCCCCTGCATCGTAGAAACGCAACTTTTCGTTTCCGGAGGCGTATCTGGCCAAACAGCGCTTCACGTAACGCTGACGCAGCAGCAAGAGGTCCAGGCAGCGGTAGAAACAGGTCCTGGCCATGGGGAAAATCCTGATCAGGCTGGCCGCGCGGTCTTTGAGCGGATCGTATTCCATGAGTTCTCCATTTTTTACTGCGATATCGTCCGGATTCCAAAGGGGACCCGGACAAGCAAAATAATCATTGACGATTTTGCAGCAGCCAGAATTACGTCAATAGAAAAGAAATTATGATAGTACAAGAAATAGATCAAATCAAGCGCATAAACCTCCATCTGCATACCAATGTCTCAGATGGGGCTTTCAGTCCAGCGCAGTTGGTTGAGCGCAGCCGGCAAATAGGACTGGACCTGATCTCCATAACGGATCACGACACGGCAGACGCCTACCGGCATTTGCCGCGGGATTACGCGCCCTTGCGCATTTTGCCCGGGATGGAGATCAGCTCGACGCATGAGGAAAGCGACGTGCACATTCTGGCCTATGGCTGTGACTTCAACAACTCCGCCCTGATCCAGATGATGGAGATGTACCTGATCGGCAGGCGTGACCGGGCTATCAGGATGATCGAGATCCTGGCTGAACTGGGGCTGGAGATCACCCTGGACGAGGTGGTCAAAGTGGCCGGCAGCCGCGAACTGATCGTGCGCCCGCACAT contains:
- a CDS encoding PHP domain-containing protein, with protein sequence MIVQEIDQIKRINLHLHTNVSDGAFSPAQLVERSRQIGLDLISITDHDTADAYRHLPRDYAPLRILPGMEISSTHEESDVHILAYGCDFNNSALIQMMEMYLIGRRDRAIRMIEILAELGLEITLDEVVKVAGSRELIVRPHIAQILVNRGYVRNKNEAFDKYIGNYKPAYVPKPELPVPDALKIIHDAGGLALIAHPGKLVKSSYIEEFIAMGIDGLEVWHPDHYQFEVESFIDICQKNGLYMSAGSDFHGELDTHNLFESVPANGAVLESVNKLWREYLCRRN